A region of the Curtobacterium flaccumfaciens pv. betae genome:
GAGGCCGGCACCGGCTGGTCGGTGACCAGGACGTCGATGCGGTCGAGCGGGCAGATCCGGGCGAAGGTCGACCGCTCGATCTTGGTCGAGTCGGCGACCACGACGACCCGTCGCCCGACCGAGGCGAAGTGGCGGCTGACCTCGGCCTCGCCCTCGTGCATGGTCGTCGCGCCGTACTGGCCGGTGAGCCCGTCGACACCGAGCACCACGAGGTCGAGGGCGAACTCGTCGAGGGTGTCCCGGACGAGCGGCCCGACGAGCTCGTAGGACTGCCGCCGCGCCACACCACCGGTGACCACGATCTTCACGTTGGCGCGGACGGACAGCTCGTACCCGACGTTCAGGGCGTTCGTCACGATCGTGATGCCGAACTCGCCGTCGGCGCGGATGAACCGCTCGCTCTTGCCGAGTTCACGCGCGACCTCGGTCGTGGTCGTCCCGCCGTTGAGCCCGACGGTCTCCCCCGGCTGCACCAACCGGGCGGCCGCGCGGGCGATCGCCGTCTTCGCCTCGGCCTGCCGGGCGATCTTGTACTGCAGCGGGAGCTCGTACCCGGCCCCGAGTGCTGCCGCTCCCCCGTGCGTGCGCGTGACGAGCCGCTGGTCGGCGAGGGTTGCGAGGTCACGGCGAGCCGTCGCGGCGGAGATCCCGAGCAGCTCCCCGATCTCGGCGATCGACACGTTGCCGCGTTCACTCACCAGTTCGAGCAGGGCGTTCAGCCGCTGTTGGGGGGTCATGACGGTCATCCTACGGCGTAGCCACCGTCCCACGGTGATCGGAAATGACGTTTTGCCCTTCCCTTGCGCACGATCGCTCGCTACGCTTCCTGATCATCGATCACCCGGATCGATCCGGACCCGGAAGGCTCCCATGACCGACACCTTCGTGAGCGCTGAACTGGCCTCGCAGCCGGAGACCTGGCGTGCAGCCGCCGCGCTCCTGCCGACCTTCGCCGATGCGCTCCCCCAGCCGGGCGAACGCGTGGCCGTGATCGGCTGCGGCACGAGCTGGTTCATCGCCATGAGCTACGCCGTCGCCCGTGAGCAGGCGGGCCTCGGCGTGACCGATGCCTTCGCCGGGTCCGAGTACCCCGCGTCCCGCGAGTACGACCGTGTGCTCATGATCAGCCGCTCGGGCACGACGACCGAGATCGTCGACCTGCTGCAGGCCCTGCCGTCGCAGCGGACCGTCCTGATCACGGCCGTCGCCGACAGCCCCGCCGCGGCCGTCGCCGACCAGGTGGTCGCCCTGCCGTTCGCCGACGAGCGCTCGGTCGTCCAGACCCGCTTCGCCACCACGACGCTCGCACTGCTGCGGGCGTCCATCGGTGACGACGTCGACGCGCTCGCAGCCCAGGCCGAGACCGCACTGACGGTGCCCATCGACGACCTGCTCGACGCCGAGCAGGTCTCGTTCGTCGGTCGTGGGTCCGCCGTCGGCCTGACGTTCGAAGCCGCGCTCAAGACGCGTGAGGCAGCGCAGTTCTGGGCCGAGTCCTACCCGGCGATGGACTACCGGCACGGTCCCATCGCGATCGCCCAGCCCGGACGGCTCGTCTGGTCGCTCGGTACTGCGCCGGACGGACTGGCCGACGAGGTCGCCGCCACCGGCGCCCGCTTCGTCCAGCACGACCTCGACCCGATCGCCGGACTCGTCGTCGTGCACCGGTTCGCCGTCGCCCTGGCCGAGGGACGCGGGCTCGACCCGGACAACCCCCGGTCGCTCACCCGGTCGGTCATCCTCACCTGATGGGCGGCGCAGGCGCGGTGCTCGGGGTCGACGTCGGCGGCACGGGCATCAAGACCCGGCTGACGACCGCCGACGGACTCGTCCTCGACGAGACCCGGGTACCGACGCCGCGCGACGACCCGGGCGCCGAGCGCCTCGCCGCCGTCGTCGCCGGACTGGCCGCACAGGCCACGCGACGGGCGCAGCTCGGAGCCATCGGGGTGGTGACCCCCGGCGTCGTCGACGAGACCCGCGGCACCGTGGACCTGTCCGTCAACCTCGGGTGGCGCGACGTCCCGGTGCGTGACCTCGTCCGCGCCGAGCTCCTACGGCAGGGGATCGACGTACCGATCGCCTTCGGCCACGACGTCCGCGCCGGCGCCCTGGCCGAGGTCCGGGCCGGCGACCCGGCGCTCTCGCGGGGGTCGGTCTCGTTCGTGCCGGTCGGCACCGGGCTCGCGAGCGCCCTGGTGGTCGACGGCGCCGTCGTGTCCGGCGGTGGCTGGGCGGGGGAGATCGGACAGGTCCGGATCCAGGCCGGCCCGCACGTGGGCCACCGCGTCGAGGAGATCGCGTCCGCCGGGGGAGTCGCACGTCGTTCCGGTGTGCCGTCCGCTCACGCCGCCATGCTCCTGGTCCGCCAGGGCGACCCCGCTGCCCGTGCGGTCTGGGACGACTGCGTCGCGGTCCTGGCCGACGCACTCGCCTGGACCACCGCGGTCGCCGGGGTCCACACCATCATCGTCGGCGGGGGACTCGCCGAGTCGGGCCCGCTGCTGCTCGACCCGCTGCGCGACGCCGTCTCGGAGCGTCTGCAGGGCGTCCGTGTCCCCGTCATCGTGCCCGCCCGGCACGGTGACGCAGCCGGCGCCATCGGAGCGGGGCTCCTCGCACGCACGCTGCTCGAGGCCGAGACCGGGGTCCTGCTGTGACCACCCTCGTCCGGGCCCATCGCATCGTCACGGCCCAGGCAGACCTGCACGACGGCTGGCTCGTCATCGGTGACGACGACACCGTTCTGGCGACCGGCACCGGGTCCCCGATGCGCACGGACACCGCCGTCACCGTCGACGGTGTGGTCGTGCCCGGGTTCGTCGACCTGCACGCCCACGGGGCGCTCGGGCACGACTTCGCCGGGTGCTCCGCCGAGGACGCCCGTGTCGCCGCCGGGCACCACCGGTCACGGGGCACGACCACCCTGGTCGGGTCCATCGCCACGGGCGAGCGCGCGGACACCGTGGCGGCCCTGACCCGGCTCCGGCCGCTCGTCGCGGACGGCACGCTCGCCGGGCTGCACCTGGAGGGGCCGTGGCTCGCGCCCGCCCGTCGCGGGGCGCACCGCGTGGACCTGCTGCACGCCCCGGACCCCGCCGAGGTCGACGCCTACTGCGACGCCGCGGGTGGTGCCCTGCGGATCGTCACGCTCGCGCCGGAGCTCCCGGGTGCACTCGAGGCCGTCGCCCGTTTCGTCGAAGCCGGGGTCGTCGTCGCCATCGGCCACACCGACGCCACCGCCGAGCAGACCCGCCGCGCGGTCGACGCCGGAGCCTCGCTCGTCACCCACCTGTTCAACGGGATGCCCCCGCTGCACCACCGTGCGCCCGGGCCGGTCGGGGTCGCGCTCTCCGACGACCGTGTGCTGCTCGAGTGCATCGTCGACGGCCACCACCTCGATCCCGTGACGGTCACTCTCGTGCAGCGCAGTGCTCCGGGCCGGATGGTCCTGGTCTCCGACGCCATGGCTGCGACCGGCTGCCCCGACGGCACGTACTCGGTGGCCGGATCGGCGGTGACCGTCCGCGACGGGCTCGCCGTGCTCGCCGACGGTTCGTCGCTGGCGGGCAGCACGATCACGGTCGCCGACGCCGTCCGCCGCCTGCTCGACGCCGGGACCGCCCTGCCCGAGGTCGTCGCGGCGTCCGCGGGGCGTGCCGCACGCCTGCTCGGGGCTCCGGCACCGCTCAGCGTGGGCGGCCCCGCCGACCTGGTCGTGCTCGACCCGGAGCGCGGCAGCGTCCGAGCCCTGCCGACGGCGGTGGTCGCATGATCCTCGTCGTCACCCCGAACCCGGCCGTCGACGTGACCTACCGGGTCGCCGAACAGCGCATCGGCGAGACCCAGCGCGTGCTCGAGGTCCAGCGGCGCCCCGGCGGCAAGGGCCTGAACGTCGGGCGGGTCCTCGCCGCCACCGGCGTGCCGACCCACGCCGTGCTGCCCCTCGGCGGCGACGGCGGGCGCTGGATCACCCACGCCCTCGACGACCTCGGGCTCGTCCACACCGACGTCGCCGTCCGTGGTGAGACCCGCACGACCGTGACGGTGGTGGACGACCTCGCTCACCCGACGATGTTCGGCGAGCCCGGACCCGTGCTCAGCCCCGACGAGTGGGACACGGTCACCGCCGCGGTCGAGACACTGCTCGACAGTGATGTCGGCCGTACTGGCGGCGCCGGCGGTGCCGCCGGTACCCCGCCCGCAGCCGCCCTGGTCGTGTCGGGCTCGCTGCCCCGCGACTCCGATCCCGCGGTCGTCGCCCGCTGGGTCACCGCCGCTCGCCACCGCGGTGTGCTCTCGGTGGTCGACTGCTCGGGCACCGCGCTGCTGGCGGCCGCCTCGGCCGGGGCGACGGTCTGCAAGCCCAACCGCGAGGAACTGCTCGAGGCCACGGGCACCGACGACGAGCGCTCCGGGGCACTCCGGCTCCTCGGACTCGGAGCGACGGTCGTCGTGGTGTCCCGCGGATCCGACGGCATCGCCGCCCACACCACCGAGCACGTGCTCGAGGTGCCGGCGGTCCCCGGGGTCTCGGGCAACCCGACCGGCGCCGGTGACGCCGCCACCGCCGGGCTCGTCGGTGTCCTCGTCGAGGTGCTCGTCGGTGCCGGTCTCCCCTCGTCCGACGGCAGCGTCCGGGCCCTCGACGACGCCACCCTGCTCCGAGCCCTGCGGTCCGCCGCCGCACACGGGGCCGCGGCCGTCCTCCAGCCGGTGGCCGGCGCGGTCGACGCGGCAGACGTCCACCGCTTCCTGTCCACACCGCCCGATCCCGCCCACGACCGAACGAGGACCCCCGCATGATCACCGACCTCGCCCTCACCGGCCTGCTCGACACCGCCCGCACGGCACGCCGCGGGGTCGGTGCGTTCAACGTGGTGCTGCTCGAGCACGCCGAGGCGATCGTCTCCGGCGCCGAGCTGGCCGGTCTGCCGGTGATCCTGCAGATCAGCGAGAACTGCGTCCGCTACCACGGCGGCCTCGCACCGATCACGACCGCGACGCAGGCGGTCGCACGTGCCGCCGACGTCGAGGTCCTCGTGCACCTCGACCACATCGAGGACCCCGAGCTGGTGGCGGCCGGCGTCGACCTGGGCGTCGACTCGGTCATGTACGACGGTTCGCACCTGGACTTCGCCGCCAACGTGGCAGCGACCCGCGAGCTCGCCGCCCGGTGTCACGCCGCGGGTGTCGCGATCGAGGCCGAGCTCGGCGAGGTCGGCGGCAAGGACGGCGTGCACGCGCCCGGCGTCCGCACCGATCCGACCGACGCCGCCGCGTTCGTCGCCGACACCGGGGTCGATGCCCTGGCGGTCGCGGTGGGGACCTCGCACGCGATGCAGACCCGCGAGGCCTCGGTGGACCGCGACTTGGTCGAGCGCCTCCGTGCCGCGGTGCCGGTGCCGCTCGTGCTGCACGGGTCCTCGGGCCTGTCCGACGACGAACTCCGCGGCGCCGTGCACGCGGGGATGACGAAGATCAACATCTCAACGCACCTGAACGGCCTCTTCACCCGTGCGCTCCGCACCGTGCTCGACGAGCGGCCGGACGTCGTCGACCCGCGCAAGTACGTCTCAGCGGGCCGGGACGCCATCGCCACCGAGACGGCGCGACTGCTGACGCTCCTGCACGCCTGACGCGCGAGCGGACGCTCAGCAGAGCGGGACGTTCACCGCGAGCCCGCCCATCGCGGTCTCCTTGTACTTCGACGACATGTCCGCCCCGGTCTGCCGCATCGTCTCGACGACCTGGTCGAGCGACACGTGGTGCACCCCGTCGCCGCGCAGGGCCATCCGGGCGGCGTTGATCGCCTTGTTCGCCGCGATCGCGTTCCGCTCGATGCACGGGATCTGCACCAGACCGCCGATCGGGTCGCAGGTCAGCCCGAGGTTGTGCTCCATCGCGATCTCGGCGGCGTTCTCGACCTGCTCCGGCGTGCCCCCGAGGACCTCGGCGAGCCCCGCAGCCGCCATCGACGCCGCGGAGCCGACCTCGCCCTGGCAGCCGACCTCGGCGCCGGAGATCGACGCCCGTTCCTTGTAGATCGACCCGATCGCCCCGGCGGTGAGCAGGAACCGCACGACGGCGTCGTCCCGTTCGGCGGCGGGGGCCTCGGCGACCGTGGGCACGTAGGTGAGCGCGTAGTACAGGACCGCGGGGATGATGCCGGCTGCGCCGTTCGTCGGGGCGGTGACGACGCGGCCCCCGGTGGCGTTCTCCTCGTTGACCGCCATGGCGACGAGGTTCACCCACTCCATCGCGAAGAGCGGGTCGTGGTCGGGGTCCTCGCGGGTGAGCTGCTCGTGCCAGGTGGCGGCGCGACGGCGGACGTCGAGCCCGCCGGGCAGGCACCCACCTCTGCGGACGGAACGGTCGACGCACGACTCCATCACGCCGTGGATGCCCAGCAGTCCGGACCGGATCTCGGCGTCCGTCCGGGTGACGGCCTCGTTCGCCAGGGCGACGCCGCTGATCGGCAGGCCTGAACCGGCACACGCGGCGAGCAGCTCGGCGCCGCTCGAGAACGGGTGGGGCACGGCGTCGTCGACCGGGATCGCCGCACCGGCGACGGCAGCCGAGGCGTCCGCCGCGGGCTCGGCTGCCTCGTCCCGCGCGATGAAGCCGCCACCGATCGAGTAGTAGGTCTCGTCGGCCAGATCGGTCCCGTCGGCGTCACGGGCACGCAGCCGCATGGCGTTCGGGTGCCGGGGGAGCATCGTCAGGGGGTGCAGGACGATGTCGGCGAGGCGGAACGGCACGCTCGCACCGCCGTCGAGCCGCAGGACACCGTTGCGTTCCAGGGCCTCGAGCGCGAGGACCATGGCATCGGGGTCGACGGTCTCCGGGTGTGACCCCATGAGCCCGGCGACGACGGCACCGAGGGTGCCGTGACCCTGCCCGGTCGACGCGAGGGACCCGTACAGGTCGACCACCACGGACGTGACGGGCAGGCCACGGACGAGGGTGGCGAACTCGGCACCGGCCCGCATCGGGCCGACGGTGTGCGAGCTCGAGGGGCCGACACCGACGCTGAACAGATCGAAGACGGAGACCGGCACGCCGCCACACTAACCCGTCCGGACGGACCGGTGCTCAGCGCCGCGACCCCGACCGCTCAGCGCCGCCGACCACCCTCGGGCGGCATGACGAACCACAGCACGACGTACGCGATCCACAGCGGCCCGGGGAAGAAGCTCAGGATGACCCAGACCACCCGGACCAGGGTGCGGGACAGGTTGAAGCGGTCGGCGAGACCGGCGCAGACGCCGGCCAGCAGACGACCGTTGCGGGGACGGGAGAGTGTGCTCATACCGACGACGCTACGCAACGCCGCCGGTCGAGCGCATCCGGGACGCACCCCGAGCGTGGTGGGGGAAACCCCCGGACCGGCCCTGAGCGACCCTGGGATCAGGGGATGAGGACGATCTTGCCGCGGGTGTGGCCCTGCTCGAGCTCCTCGAAGGCGTCCTGCACGCGGTCGAGCGGGTAGGTCGCGGCGACGGGCACCTCGATCGCACCGTTCGCGACCTCGAGGGCGAGCGCCCCGAGGATCTCCGGGTCGGCGGTGTCCGCGCTGCCCGAGGCCTTCGCCCCGACCTCGGCGGCCTCGTCGAACGCGATGATCGTCTCGATGCGGTCGACCGGCACCCCGAGGGCGATGCCGAGCCGGACGTACTCGGCGCCGTGGGTGTCGATCACGGCGTCGACGCCGTTCGTCGCGAGTTCGGTGATGCGCTCCTGCAGCCCGTCGCCGTACGCGACCGGCCGTGCACGCTTGGAACGGAGCCACTCGTGGTTCGCCTCGGACGCGACGGCGATGACGTCGATGCCCTCGTTCGCGAGCAGCTGGGTGACGAAGCCGCCGACCCCGCCCGCGGCGCCGGACACCACGACGGTCTCGCCCGGACGCGGATCGACCGCGCGGACGGCCGCGGCCGCGGTGGTCGCGATGACGTCGAGGCCACCCGCCACGGTCCAGTCGAGCAGGCGTGGCTTCTGGACGACCTGGACGGC
Encoded here:
- a CDS encoding ROK family protein, which translates into the protein MGGAGAVLGVDVGGTGIKTRLTTADGLVLDETRVPTPRDDPGAERLAAVVAGLAAQATRRAQLGAIGVVTPGVVDETRGTVDLSVNLGWRDVPVRDLVRAELLRQGIDVPIAFGHDVRAGALAEVRAGDPALSRGSVSFVPVGTGLASALVVDGAVVSGGGWAGEIGQVRIQAGPHVGHRVEEIASAGGVARRSGVPSAHAAMLLVRQGDPAARAVWDDCVAVLADALAWTTAVAGVHTIIVGGGLAESGPLLLDPLRDAVSERLQGVRVPVIVPARHGDAAGAIGAGLLARTLLEAETGVLL
- a CDS encoding NADP-dependent oxidoreductase; its protein translation is MTEIPETMRAVRFDEWGDRSVLHVAEVPVPEVTPGRVLVRVRAAGINPGESAIRQGAFGGDLPSGQGTDFAGIVVAVGAEVDGVDEGEEVIGWSWDRASQAEYVSVPAVQVVQKPRLLDWTVAGGLDVIATTAAAAVRAVDPRPGETVVVSGAAGGVGGFVTQLLANEGIDVIAVASEANHEWLRSKRARPVAYGDGLQERITELATNGVDAVIDTHGAEYVRLGIALGVPVDRIETIIAFDEAAEVGAKASGSADTADPEILGALALEVANGAIEVPVAATYPLDRVQDAFEELEQGHTRGKIVLIP
- a CDS encoding 1-phosphofructokinase family hexose kinase, which codes for MILVVTPNPAVDVTYRVAEQRIGETQRVLEVQRRPGGKGLNVGRVLAATGVPTHAVLPLGGDGGRWITHALDDLGLVHTDVAVRGETRTTVTVVDDLAHPTMFGEPGPVLSPDEWDTVTAAVETLLDSDVGRTGGAGGAAGTPPAAALVVSGSLPRDSDPAVVARWVTAARHRGVLSVVDCSGTALLAAASAGATVCKPNREELLEATGTDDERSGALRLLGLGATVVVVSRGSDGIAAHTTEHVLEVPAVPGVSGNPTGAGDAATAGLVGVLVEVLVGAGLPSSDGSVRALDDATLLRALRSAAAHGAAAVLQPVAGAVDAADVHRFLSTPPDPAHDRTRTPA
- a CDS encoding DeoR/GlpR family DNA-binding transcription regulator, giving the protein MTPQQRLNALLELVSERGNVSIAEIGELLGISAATARRDLATLADQRLVTRTHGGAAALGAGYELPLQYKIARQAEAKTAIARAAARLVQPGETVGLNGGTTTTEVARELGKSERFIRADGEFGITIVTNALNVGYELSVRANVKIVVTGGVARRQSYELVGPLVRDTLDEFALDLVVLGVDGLTGQYGATTMHEGEAEVSRHFASVGRRVVVVADSTKIERSTFARICPLDRIDVLVTDQPVPASFAADLASAGVELVVAD
- a CDS encoding L-serine ammonia-lyase, with the protein product MPVSVFDLFSVGVGPSSSHTVGPMRAGAEFATLVRGLPVTSVVVDLYGSLASTGQGHGTLGAVVAGLMGSHPETVDPDAMVLALEALERNGVLRLDGGASVPFRLADIVLHPLTMLPRHPNAMRLRARDADGTDLADETYYSIGGGFIARDEAAEPAADASAAVAGAAIPVDDAVPHPFSSGAELLAACAGSGLPISGVALANEAVTRTDAEIRSGLLGIHGVMESCVDRSVRRGGCLPGGLDVRRRAATWHEQLTREDPDHDPLFAMEWVNLVAMAVNEENATGGRVVTAPTNGAAGIIPAVLYYALTYVPTVAEAPAAERDDAVVRFLLTAGAIGSIYKERASISGAEVGCQGEVGSAASMAAAGLAEVLGGTPEQVENAAEIAMEHNLGLTCDPIGGLVQIPCIERNAIAANKAINAARMALRGDGVHHVSLDQVVETMRQTGADMSSKYKETAMGGLAVNVPLC
- a CDS encoding PspC domain-containing protein, which codes for MSTLSRPRNGRLLAGVCAGLADRFNLSRTLVRVVWVILSFFPGPLWIAYVVLWFVMPPEGGRRR
- a CDS encoding class II fructose-bisphosphate aldolase, which encodes MITDLALTGLLDTARTARRGVGAFNVVLLEHAEAIVSGAELAGLPVILQISENCVRYHGGLAPITTATQAVARAADVEVLVHLDHIEDPELVAAGVDLGVDSVMYDGSHLDFAANVAATRELAARCHAAGVAIEAELGEVGGKDGVHAPGVRTDPTDAAAFVADTGVDALAVAVGTSHAMQTREASVDRDLVERLRAAVPVPLVLHGSSGLSDDELRGAVHAGMTKINISTHLNGLFTRALRTVLDERPDVVDPRKYVSAGRDAIATETARLLTLLHA
- a CDS encoding SIS domain-containing protein, yielding MTDTFVSAELASQPETWRAAAALLPTFADALPQPGERVAVIGCGTSWFIAMSYAVAREQAGLGVTDAFAGSEYPASREYDRVLMISRSGTTTEIVDLLQALPSQRTVLITAVADSPAAAVADQVVALPFADERSVVQTRFATTTLALLRASIGDDVDALAAQAETALTVPIDDLLDAEQVSFVGRGSAVGLTFEAALKTREAAQFWAESYPAMDYRHGPIAIAQPGRLVWSLGTAPDGLADEVAATGARFVQHDLDPIAGLVVVHRFAVALAEGRGLDPDNPRSLTRSVILT
- the nagA gene encoding N-acetylglucosamine-6-phosphate deacetylase; this translates as MTTLVRAHRIVTAQADLHDGWLVIGDDDTVLATGTGSPMRTDTAVTVDGVVVPGFVDLHAHGALGHDFAGCSAEDARVAAGHHRSRGTTTLVGSIATGERADTVAALTRLRPLVADGTLAGLHLEGPWLAPARRGAHRVDLLHAPDPAEVDAYCDAAGGALRIVTLAPELPGALEAVARFVEAGVVVAIGHTDATAEQTRRAVDAGASLVTHLFNGMPPLHHRAPGPVGVALSDDRVLLECIVDGHHLDPVTVTLVQRSAPGRMVLVSDAMAATGCPDGTYSVAGSAVTVRDGLAVLADGSSLAGSTITVADAVRRLLDAGTALPEVVAASAGRAARLLGAPAPLSVGGPADLVVLDPERGSVRALPTAVVA